In Ochotona princeps isolate mOchPri1 chromosome 21, mOchPri1.hap1, whole genome shotgun sequence, a single genomic region encodes these proteins:
- the LOC101530092 gene encoding U6 snRNA-associated Sm-like protein LSm8 yields MTSTLENYINPTVAVITSDGRMTVRTRKGFDQTINLILNESHEPVFSSSQGVEQVVLGLCIVRGDNVAVIGEIEEETDSALTWATSGQNL; encoded by the coding sequence ATGACGTCCACCTTGGAAAACTACATCAACCCAACAGTGGCTGTGATTACCTCGGACGGGAGAATGACTGTGCGAACACGGAAAGGCTTTGACCAGACCATTAACTTGATTTTGAATGAAAGCCATGAACCAGTATTCAGCTCTTCACAGGGAGTAGAACAAGTAGTGCTGGGGTTGTGTATTGTGAGAGGCGACAATGTTGCAGTCATTGGAGAAattgaagaagagacagattcaGCCTTGACTTGGGCAACATCCGGGCAGAACCTCTGA